A single region of the Brassica rapa cultivar Chiifu-401-42 chromosome A03, CAAS_Brap_v3.01, whole genome shotgun sequence genome encodes:
- the LOC103860665 gene encoding probable galacturonosyltransferase-like 2 yields MHASYILYLIVLVSFAAGERFKEAPEFFNSPDCLTIQNDDGFICSDKAIHVAMTLDTAYLRGSMAVILSVLQHSSCPQNIVFHFVTSKQTHRLQNYVVSSFPYLKFKIYPYDVAAISGLISTSIRSALDSPLNYARNYLADILPTCLSRVVYLDSDLILVDDISKLFTTHIPTDVVLAAPEYCNANFTTYFTPTFWSNPSLSITLSLNRRHSPCYFNTGVMVIELKKWREGDYTRKIIEWMELQKRIRIYELGSLPPFLLVFAGNIAPVDHRWNQHGLGGDNFRGLCRDLHPGPVSLLHWSGKGKPWVRLDGGRPCPLDALWAPYDLLEPRFDHLIES; encoded by the coding sequence ATGCACGCTAGCTATATTCTATACCTCATCGTGCTCGTCTCCTTCGCTGCCGGAGAGAGATTCAAAGAGGCTCCAGAGTTCTTCAACTCACCTGACTGTCTTACCATCCAAAACGACGATGGTTTTATCTGTTCAGACAAAGCCATTCACGTGGCAATGACCTTAGACACGGCTTACCTCCGTGGCTCGATGGCCGTGATCCTCTCTGTCCTCCAACACTCTTCTTGTCCTCAAAACATTGTCTTCCACTTCGTCACTTCAAAACAAACCCACCGACTCCAAAACTACGTCGTTTCTTCTTTCCCATACTTGAAATTTAAGATCTACCCTTACGACGTAGCCGCCATCTCCGGCCTCATCTCCACCTCCATCAGATCAGCGCTCGACTCTCCCCTAAACTACGCAAGAAACTACCTCGCCGACATCCTCCCCACGTGCCTCTCACGTGTCGTATACCTAGACTCGGATCTCATACTCGTCGACGACATCTCCAAGCTATTCACCACTCACATCCCCACCGACGTCGTTTTAGCCGCGCCCGAGTATTGCAACGCGAACTTCACCACGTACTTCACGCCGACATTTTGGTCAAACCCTTCTCTCTCCATCACACTCTCCCTCAACCGTCGCCATTCGCCGTGCTACTTCAACACTGGAGTGATGGTCATCGAGTTAAAGAAATGGAGAGAAGGAGACTACACTAGGAAGATCATCGAGTGGATGGAGTTACAGAAACGGATCAGAATCTACGAGTTGGGATCTTTACCGCCGTTTTTACTTGTCTTCGCCGGGAACATAGCTCCGGTAGATCACCGTTGGAACCAACACGGTTTAGGAGGAGACAACTTCAGAGGACTGTGCCGGGACTTGCATCCAGGTCCAGTGAGTTTGTTGCATTGGAGTGGGAAAGGGAAGCCTTGGGTGAGGTTGGACGGTGGCAGACCTTGTCCGCTCGATGCGCTCTGGGCTCCTTATGATTTGTTAGAGCCACGGTTCGATCATCTCATCGAGAGTTAG
- the LOC103860666 gene encoding probable calcium-binding protein CML41 isoform X2: protein MATPQDKLSSKSFKWFSTKALKLNLSFHNRRASSPKSNSSSSLNSPRSNTDDNNNTKSHHSHDELRRVFSHFDVNSDGFEDFVGLMTRRDLDGNGDGGGELKTAFEMFEVEKGSGCITPKGLQNMLTKLGESRTYGECEAMINYYDIDGNGVLDYHEFRQMMTV, encoded by the exons atggcaactccccAAGATAAACTTTCCTCCAAATCTTTCAAATGGTTTTCCACCAAAGCCCTAAAACTAAACCTAAGTTTCCATAACCGACGAGCGTCATCACCAAAatccaattcttcttcaagCTTAAACTCTCCAAGAAGCAACACTGatgacaacaacaacacaaaaaGTCACCACTCCCATGACGAGCTCCGTCGAGTCTTCAGCCACTTCGACGTGAACAGCGACG GTTTTGAGGATTTCGTTGGGTTGATGACAAGAAGAGATCTTGACGGTAACGGTGACGGTGGTGGAGAGTTGAAGACGGCGTTTGAGATGTTTGAGGTGGAGAAAGGGTCAGGATGTATAACACCAAAGGGTTTGCAAAATATGCTTACGAAGTTAGGGGAATCAAGAACGTATGGAGAGTGTGAAGCAATGATAAATTATTACGATATTGATGGTAATGGAGTTCTTGATTATCATGAGTTTCGGCAAATGATGAccgtttaa
- the LOC103860666 gene encoding probable calcium-binding protein CML41 isoform X1 — protein MATPQDKLSSKSFKWFSTKALKLNLSFHNRRASSPKSNSSSSLNSPRSNTDDNNNTKSHHSHDELRRVFSHFDVNSDGKISAFELRDYFGSVGEYITHEAVQEAINEVDTDADGSLGFEDFVGLMTRRDLDGNGDGGGELKTAFEMFEVEKGSGCITPKGLQNMLTKLGESRTYGECEAMINYYDIDGNGVLDYHEFRQMMTV, from the coding sequence atggcaactccccAAGATAAACTTTCCTCCAAATCTTTCAAATGGTTTTCCACCAAAGCCCTAAAACTAAACCTAAGTTTCCATAACCGACGAGCGTCATCACCAAAatccaattcttcttcaagCTTAAACTCTCCAAGAAGCAACACTGatgacaacaacaacacaaaaaGTCACCACTCCCATGACGAGCTCCGTCGAGTCTTCAGCCACTTCGACGTGAACAGCGACGGTAAGATCTCAGCCTTTGAGCTCAGAGACTACTTCGGATCTGTAGGTGAATATATAACTCACGAGGCAGTTCAAGAAGCGATAAACGAAGTAGATACTGATGCTGATGGGTCTTTAGGTTTTGAGGATTTCGTTGGGTTGATGACAAGAAGAGATCTTGACGGTAACGGTGACGGTGGTGGAGAGTTGAAGACGGCGTTTGAGATGTTTGAGGTGGAGAAAGGGTCAGGATGTATAACACCAAAGGGTTTGCAAAATATGCTTACGAAGTTAGGGGAATCAAGAACGTATGGAGAGTGTGAAGCAATGATAAATTATTACGATATTGATGGTAATGGAGTTCTTGATTATCATGAGTTTCGGCAAATGATGAccgtttaa